The Syntrophobotulus glycolicus DSM 8271 DNA window ACTTCCGGTATCATAACTGGCCGGAAGAAGCAAATGAACCAGTGCATATGATCCGAGCGCAGTCAGAAGATTGGTCCCCCAGAGACCTTTGTTCAAGGCTGTCTGTGGATTGGCATTCTCCCCTGTTCTCACCAGAAAGCTGGCTAAAATAGAACTAATAATTCCAATAGCACCCATCAGGATAAAGAGGAGCTCACCCGCTCCATGTCCTTTAAATACGGAAAAACCGATTAACATACCGGCAATCGTGGTTGCGGCATAAGATTCAAATAAGTCGGCACCCATTCCGGCCGTATCACCGACATTGTCTCCAACATTGTCGGCAATAACCGCCGGGTTTCGGGGGTCATCTTCAGGAATACCCGCTTCTACCTTACCGACAAGGTCCGCTCCGACATCGGCAGCTTTGGTATAAATCCCACCGCCGACACGGGCAAAAAGAGCAATCGCACTGGCGCCGAACGCAAACGAATTAATGGTTTCGGCATTGCCAAACAAAAGAAAAAGGCCTGCTACACCTAAAAGACCAAGCCCTGCCACCGACATACCCATTACCGCACCCGCTCTGAAAGATACCCCGAGAGCTTTGTTCAGGCTGGTCCGGGCAGCTTCTGTCGTCCGGCAGTTTGCTCTGGTGGTGATCCCCATCCCGACATATCCCGCTATACCGGAAGAAACCGCACCGACCATAAAGGATACTGCTACCTGCCAATCTTTAAAAATAAAGAGTACAACAAAAATAAGAACAGCGATCGGAATAAGTGTTCTATACTGTCTATTCAGATAAGCCATAGCCCCTTCCTGAATAGCCTTGGATATTTCCTGCATCCTGCTGTTGCCCGGATTTTCTTTAAGTACACTGCTGGCAAAAAAGACTGCGACCAGCAAACCGAGAACACCGGCTCCTACCCCCCATAAAGGCGTTAAGAAATCCATCACTTTTTACCTCCTACAAAAATAAAACCAAAGCGAAGTACTCAACATCGCCCGGCTTGAAAAACTTGCGTGACATCCTATTTCAGGTAAATGGTCAACCCCAGCGAACTGACAAGAAATAATACCGCAAAAGCAATGCTTAGTTTGGCCAGGAAACCTTCCATTCCTTTTGCTGATTTGCCAAAAAATTGCTCGCCTGCGCCTGTAATAGACCCTGAAAGGCCTGCGCTTTTTCCGCTTTGCAACAGCACAGTAGCGATTAGTCCAAGAGAACTGATTAAAAGAATTACAATAATAAATATCGTCATTGATTTCACCTCCTAAGCCTTATTTATGTAAATATGCCTGAGCTATTGCATGAAATACAACCACAATACGCAAATATGATGTCAGCAGTCCTATTTTAGCACAGCCCTTATTATCACGCAATATCTATCCTGTGCTTTGATCCCAAACCCTGGCAAAAATAACTTGCCCCATATGGAAAATCCATACAGGGCAAATGCTTTGTCCCTGCTCGTAAAATTCTGCTGTCCGGCAGACCGCCCCTTTATCTGATTATTTTTCTTCCTTTGTAAATGGCGGTTTGCCCCAGCTCTTCTTCAATCCGGAGGAGTTCGTTGTATTTGGCCAGCCTGTCGGTTCTGGCCGGGGCGCCGGTTTTAATTTGACCGGCATTTACGGCGACCGCCAGATGGGCCAATGTGACATCTTCCGTTTCTCCGGAACGGTGTGATATTACTGTGGTATATCCTGCCCTCTTAGCCATTTCGATGGCATCGAGCGTTTCTGTCAATGTTCCGATTTGATTCAGCTTGATTAAAATGGAGTTCGCAGACTGATCCAGGATGCCTCTGGCTAATCTTGAAGGATTGGTGACAAAGAGGTCATCACCGACAAGCTGCACTTTCCCCCCCAGACGCTGAGTAAGCTTAGCCCAGCCTTCCCAATCGTCCTCGGCCAGTCCGTCTTCAATGGAGAAAATCGGGAACTGCTCCGCCAGTCCGGCCAGATAGTCAATCATCTGCTCGGAAGTTTTGGTCAGCCCTTCCCCTTCCATTACATAAACACCGTTTTTATACATTTCTGTTGTCGCGGCATCAATGGCCAGAACGACCTGTTCCCCAGGTTTATAGCCTGCCTTTTCTATGGCGTCGACAATAACCATCAAAGCTTCCGCATTTGATCCCAGGTTGGGGGCGAATCCGCCTTCATCCCCAATTCCGGTGGCCAGGCCTTTTCCTTTCAGCACAGATTTCAGACTATGGTAGATCTCACTCCCCATGCGCAGAGCCTCGGAAAAATTCCCGGCGCCAACAGGCATCACCATAAATTCCTGAATATCCACGTTATTATCGGCATGCTGACCCCCATTCAGGATATTCATCATCGGAACGGGCAGCTCTTTTGCGTTGACACCGCCAATATATTGATAAAAGGGCAGTCCGAGAGATTCGGCGGCCGCTCTCGCCGTAGCCAGTGATATCCCCAGAATGGCATTGGCGCCCAGCTTGCCTTTATTTTCAGTACCGTCAATTTCACAGAGAACCCGGTCTATCCCCGGCTGATCAAAAGCATTGAGGCCTTCTATTTTGGGCGCAATGATATTCTTGACATGATTTACGGCCTGAATCACACCCTTGCCGTTATAACGGCTCTTGTCGCCGTCACGAAGCTCCACTGCTTCAAAAGCGCCTGTTGACGCTCCCGAAGGGACCGCAGCCCGGCCCAATGTCCCGTCATCAAGAACGACATCCACCTCCACCGTTGGATTGCCTCTGGAATCAAGAATTTCCCTGGCAAAAACCTGATCAATAAAACCCATAAATGATCACTCCTACCCTTTTCATTCTTCATTTTGACTCAGCAATGATTTGCCTGTCATTTCTTTTGGTTTCGGTATTCCCAGTATTTCTAAAATTGTTGGTGCAATATCGCGAAGAGCAGCCCCTTCCCGGAGTATTCTGCCCTTATACGCCTCATTGACAATAATACAGGGAACTTTGTTGGTTGTGTGTGATGTCATGGGGCTGTAAAGCCCCTTGTCACTGATAAAAGAAATACTGACCATACTGGTTGTGGGACTATTAATATCGGAAAGCGCCCGCTGGTCAATCATGGTTTCCGCATTCCCGTGGTCTGCCGTAATCAGCAATGTCCCGCCATGCCTCCTGATCGCTTCCTCCACTTTACCCAGGCAAATATCAACTGCCTCTACAGCCCTTACCGTCGCGTCAAAATACCCTGTATGGCCAACCATATCCGGATTGGCATAATTCAAAATAATCACATCATAGATATTCTTTTCAATCTCCTGTAATACCGAATCCGTGATTTCATAGGCGCTCATCTCCGGTTTGAGATTATATGTCGCTACTTTTGGTGATGGAATCAGGACTCTGTCTTCCTTATCGTTTGGTTCTTCAACACCTCCGTTAAAAAAGAAGGTAACATGGGCATACTTTTCAGTTTCTGCTATCCGGAGCTGGCGCAGATTGTTATCGGCCAGCACTTCCCCTAAGGTATTATCCAGATTTTGCGGGGGATAAGCCACTGGACAGTCAAATTCAGCATCATATTCCGTCATGCAGACAAAATGAACCTGCGGTCTGTCCGGTCTTTCGAACTCTTTAAAATCTTCTTGAATAAAAGCCCGGGTAATCTCTCTGGCCCTGTCGGCTCGAAAATTAAAAAAGATCAGACTATCCCCATCCTGAATCTTGGCTACCGGTTGTCCGTTTCCCTCTATGATTACGGTCGGCTGGACAAATTCGTCCAGAACTTTGCATTCATAGCATTTTTGAATAGCTGCCAGGGCATTGGGCGCCATTTCTCCTTCCCCGTAAACCATGGCCTTGTACGCTTGATTCACCCTGTCCCAGCGTTTGTCCCTGTCCATTGCGTAATAGCGGCCAATCACCGTAGCGATTTTTCCCTTGCCGAGCTCCTCCGTTTTGGTGATCAGCTTGCATAAATAATCCCGGGCACTTTGAGGAAGAACATCCCGCCCATCAAGAAATACATGGATGAAAACACGTTCCACTTCTTCTTTAACCGCCATCATCAGCATGTCATTCAGATGCTCGATATGGGAGTGAACCCCGCCGTCGGAAAGCAGTCCCATGAGATGCAGTGAATGATTGGTTCCCCTGAGCCGGTGCATCGCCTCCAGCAAAACTTCATTTTTAAAAAAATCCTCGTCCTCAATATCTTTAAAAATGCGGGTTAATTCCTGATACACCACTCTTCCTGCCCCGATATTCAGGTGCCCCACTTCAGAATTCCCCATCTGGCCTTTGGGCAGCCCGACTTCTTTACCGGAAGCGGTAAGCAAAGTATGGGGATAACGATCGATCAATCTGTTGAAATTGGGGGTTTTAGCCCATACAGTAGCATTCCCTATTCTTTCCGGACTACATCCCCAACCATCAAGGATCATCAGCATCAATGGTTTTTTTTGCCCGGCATCCGGCATAGGATCTCACCCCTTCTCACGCGTTATGGATCAAATCGGCGAATTGCTTCGGATCAAGACTTGCCCCGCCTACAAGCGCTCCATCAATATCTTTTTTCTTGGTCAGTTCTTTGATGTTATCTGCTTTGACACTGCCTCCGTAGAGAATCTGAATATTATTGGCCGCCGCTCCGGCTATACCGGCCAGTGTGGAACGGATTGCCGCGCACATTTCCTGGGCGTCCTGAGGAGAGGCTGTTTTCCCTGTTCCTATTGCCCAGACCGGTTCATATGCGATGACGATCTTTCCGATATCGGAGGAGGAAAGTTCACTCAGGTCTTTTTCGACCTGGGAGCGGACAAAGGACAGGGCCTTGCCGTCTTCACGCTGAGACAGGTTTTCCCCTACACACAGAATAGGCTTAAGATTGTTTTCCAAAGCAGCTTTTATTTTTTGAGCGATCAGTTCATCATTTTCTTTTAAATAGCCACGGCGTTCAGAATGTCCTATGATGACATAAGTACAGGCCAAGTCAACAAGCATTGCCGGTGAAATCTCCCCTGTATATGCTCCCTCCTTTTGATAAAACACATCCTGAGCTCCGATATGTATGATGCCTTCTTCCCATTCTTCTTTTAAAACATGCAGCGCGGTAAAGGGGGCACAGATCACAATCTCCTTGTCGGTAACATCGGCAACCCTTCCCTGAAAATCCAAAGCAAATTCCCTGGCCTGCTGGGTATTCATAAACATTTTCCAATTTCCTGCAATCAACTGCTTTCTACTATTCACGCCAAGTCCCTCCATAAATGATTTTAACTGTCCTGAAGCGCCGCCACTCCCGGAAGCAGCTTGCCTTCCAAAAACTCCAGAGAAGCTCCGCCGCCTGTCGAGACATGAGTGATCTTATCCGCAACACCCATTTTTTCAACTGCGGCCACCGAATCCCCGCCGCCTACAATCGTCACGCCCTGGCATTCGGCTACAGCTATCGCTACTTTTTCAGTACCCTGGGCAAATTTTGGCATTTCAAAAACACCCATCGGTCCGTTCCAAATCAAAGTTTTGGCCGGTCTGATCTCCTCGGCAAACTTTGCGGCACTGTCCGGACCAATATCTAAAGCCTGTTCATCCAAAGCGATTTCTTTAACAGAGGTTATTCTGGACTGAGCATCAGGAGCGAAATCCTTTGCCGCCACCACATCAGTCGGCAGTAAAAATTTAATTCCTTTTTGTTTGGCCTTAGCCAGCAATTCTTGGGCCAAACCTGTTTTCTCCTTCTCGACAAGGGATTTGCCCGTTTCATATCCCTGAGCCTTAATAAAGGTATTCGCCATTCCTCCGCCGATAATCAATGTATCCACTTTACTGATCAGATGATCAATAACGGCTATTTTATCACTGACCTTGGCCCCTCCGATTATTGCGACAAAAGGTCTTTCGGGATTTTCCAAGGCCTTGCCCATGATCTCCACTTCTTTTTTCATCAAAAAGCCGGCATAGGCCGGAATAAATCCGGCAATTCCTTCTGTAGAAGCGTGGGCCCTGTGTGCTGTGCCAAATGCATCATTGACAAAGATCTCTGCCAGTCCGGCTAATTTCCCGGCAAAGCTCCGGTCATTCTTTTCCTCTTCCTCATAAAAACGGACATTTTCCAAAAGCATGACCTGCCCGCCGGAAAGCTCTTTTGCCTGTTCCGCAACCTCAGGACCAATACAGTCTTTCGCCATCAGTACATCCGTTTTCAGCAGCTCGCTTAACCTGCCGGCAACCGGGGCCAGGGAGTACTTGGGATTGAATTTTCCTTTGGGTCTTCCCAAATGTGAAGCCAGAATCACCCTGGCCCCCTTTTCCCGCAAATACTTTATGGTGGGCAAAGCGGCAGTTATCCTGGTATCATCAGTTATTTTGCCGGAATCATCCAGAGGCACATTGAAATCCACTCTGACCAACACCCGTTTCCCTTTGACATCAACTTGATCAATACTCTTCTTATTCATTCCCTGCCTCACCTTTCTTAACGCTATTTGATTGTTCTTATTAAGCTAGTTTTCCGCTATATTGTTTTCTTATTCGAAGCTGTTGCTTGGAAGGTCCCTATTTTAATTGCATATGGTCTATCATAGCATACCAGCATAAAATATTCATTTCATTCCTTTTTTTGTTTCTCTGGATAATTCATGGTTATGTCCTTCACCATCCGTTTCCTGCCCGACAATGATCCTGGCAATATTAAAGATTTCCTCACTGATATTATACATTCCATTGATTAAATCAATCATGATGCTGATACAATCGATTTGAACCCTTCCAGGTTCAAACTCTGAATTTGCGCTCTTTCCTCCCTCAGAACCGGAAGACGGTGCACTGCCGTACTGAAAGCTGATCGCATTTTCCCTCATATGATGAAATATTCCGATCACTTCCTGGCGTTTATTGATCACCTCATAGGAGTTGGATCTCGTTTTATTGTCCAAGTCAGACAGAATAGCCAGATAGTGATTGGAATTCAGAATATACAATTCATCAAACATTGCCGAATCTCTCTCGGTCAATTTTATTTTCTCATTATGCATCCGCATGATATACCTGGTCATCACAACCAGATTATCGGCGATATATTCAAATTCCTTGGCCATCAGCAAGTAATTTTGACTGTCGAAAATCTGCTGCCTGATCAGGTTGCGCCTGAAAATCGCTGTAATATAGTCGGTGATCTGCCGGTAATGCCAATCCACATTCCGTTCAGACTGTTCCACAACATCAGCCCAGCGCTGCTCCCCCCGATACATTACTCTTGGCAACAGGTCCACCATATTCTCCATGATCTGATGGGAGAGCCACCTGATTTCCTGATAAACCTGGCTTAAGGCAACAACCGGAAGTTCCAGCGCTGTTTTGGTGATAAACATGTTTCGCAGTTCTTTATCCCTGCCTTTAGGCTGAGGAATAATTTTGATCAAGGCATTGGCGATTAATTTGTTGAAAGGCAAAAATAAAACAACCATTAATATCGCCGAAAAAAGGTGGGCATTGGCAACCTGCATGGGCAGATAGGGTGAAGACCAAACCAGCAATGCCGAAAATTGACTGAAGAAAGGAAAAACAATCAGAGCAGCGGCAACCCGGTAAATGCTGTTGGCAAGCGCTACCCTTTTGGCATCTGTTTTTTCTGCGCTTAAAGCGGAAACTAAAGTTGTTACCGTCCCTCCGATATGGGCCCCCATCACAAGGGGCACCACCGCCTCAACCGTCAAAAGCCCTTGAGTTGAAAGGGAAATCAAGATGGCCATGAACGCGGAGCTGCTCTGGAGCAATGCCGTAAAAACAGTGCTGACCAGTATCCCCAAAACAGGATTATCGCCAAAACCGGAAAGAAACGCATTGACTTCCGGTATATTTCGGAAAGGGGCAAATGCACTTGACAGGTAAGACATCCCGACAAAGATACAGCCGAATCCGATCATAGCCTGCCCGATCCGTTTTGTCTGGGTCGTTCTGATCACCAGATACAAAATAAAGCCAATAAAGATCATGGCCAGAGCGATATTCAGGATGGGGAAAGAAATCAGCAGAATCACAATCGATGTTCCGACTGAAGACCCCAGGGCCACTCCTAAAGCCTGTGCCAATGTCATTAACCCGGAATTGACAAATTCAACCACCATTACTGTTGTTGCGGCACTGCTCTGCAATGCGATTGTCATCACCATGCCAAAAAAGGCCGCCGTTAGGGTTTTCTTCGTAAGGGATTCCAGAATTTTTTTCAAACGATTGGCGGCTATTTTTTGCAGTCCTTCGGATGTCGCATTCACTCCGTACAGAAAAAGGCCCATGCCTCCCAGAAACTGCATTACCATTGTTACTGTAATCATTGATTCACCCTTTGCCCTGATTTTTGCGCCTATTTTGTTTTCGTAATTTTTTCCGCAATCTCGTCAATTTTACGGAGCCTGTGATTTATCCCTGATTTTCCTACTTTGGGAACAAGCATCTCTCCTAATTCTTTTAAACTGGAATCCGGATACTGCAGGCGTAAATTGGCTACTTCCCGCAGATTTTGCGGGAGAGCTTTCAAGCCGATCGTCTGCTGGATAAGCTTAATATTTTCCAGCTGCCTGACCGCGGCATCCACTGTTTTATTCAGATTGGCCGTTTCACAGTTGACGATACGGTTAACCTGATTGCGCATATCCTTAATAATTCTAACATTCTCAAAGTCGAACAAGGCTTGATGGGCGCCGATTAAAGCGAGAAATTCAAAGATATGCTCACTTTCTTTCAGATAGACGACATGAAAATTTTTTCGGTTGCTGATCTTTGCCCCAAGATCAAACTTGTTCAACAATTTGCTGATATCTTCCGCCAACACCTGATCATTCGTAATGATCTCCAGATGGTAATTGCCGCCTTCAGGATTGCTGATCGATCCGCCCGCCAGAAAAGCCCCTCTCAGATAAGCCTTTTGATCACAGCGATGCCTGATGATGTCCTTATGGATACCGGCCAGTATCTCTCCTTCATGATTCAGCAGGCCCAGCTTTTGAAGATCCTGGCCGCCGCGGGGATAAATCCTTACCATATAGGAATTGTTCTTTTTCAGCCTTAATTTGCGGCGGACCACAATACTGGCCGGCAACTCCAGCAGGTTACGGGCCATATTATAAATCTTGCGGGCAACAGGGGCACTCTCAGTCGTGACATTGAGAGAATATTGCTGATTGGAACTGATCTGCAGCGTTCCGTCCATTCGGATCAGGGCCGATAATTCTGCCAGTTCGCAGCATTTCTTCTTTTCTTCAAGCCTTGCCAGTTCTTCCTTCGTTGAGGTGCTGAAAGACATCGGACCAAACACTTCCCCTCATGTCTTAATCAAATGTCCCATCATAAATTCTTCATTTTACGGTTAAGAAGAAACGAATCCACCAAAGCAACTCTTTCATTTACAGGTTTCAGGCGGAATAACACCAGCAGAATTTCCTTGGCTAACGTTTTAGAAGCATGCCTGATCACATCGCCGCCCGCATAGAAACTGCCCGCAAAATACTGAATGCCCATTTTTCTGACCTTATCCTCATCACCGGTAACAGGCTCACCGCCCTCCTGCGCATAACGCCCGAGAACATCCTGCGGGAATTCTTCTTTCGCCGCCAGGACAGCATCGACGATCCCTTTCCCACAGTGCCGGACAATCACTTTCAAATGGTCAGAAACACTATAATGATCTGTTTCTCCAGGCTCGGTCATAATATTGCAGACATAAACACAGGGAGCCTTGGAGAGCGTAATCGCATTGCGGATATCTTTGACCAATAAATTTGGCAGGACACTCGTGTACAGGCTTCCCGGTCCTAAAACAATCATGTCCGCTTTCATGATCGCCTCCAGGGCTACAGCCGGTGAGGTGCAGTTGCCCGGGTTCAGCCATAGTTTTTTAATTTTCCCGGGAGTATCCCTGATTGAGGACTCCCCTTTCACGGAGCGGCCGTCTACGAAAGAAGCCTCTAGCGTAACCTGGGATAATGTTGAAGGGAATACAGCCCCCCGGAGGGCAAATACTTTGCCGACTTGCTCAATCCCTTTTTGAAAATCTCCAAACCGGTCTGCTAACCCGACCAGAAGAAGGTTACCCAGAGAGTGGCCTGCTAACGTCCCACTCTCAAACCGGTAAGAGAAAAGATCTTTCATAATATCTTCTTTTTCGGCAAGAGCCTCCAGGCAATTTCGGATATCTCCGGGAGGCAGAACCCCCAATTCTCTGCGCAGTTTACCCGAACTGCCGCCATCATCCGCCACGGTCACTATGGCCGTCAGATTACAGGTATATTCTTTCAGCCCATTGAGAAGAGCGGACAAACCGGTTCCTCCGCCAATCACCACAATCCGGGGACCCCTTTTTAAATGTCGGCGGGAATACACCACATCCAAAATCTTGTCTTCATTATCCGGCAAAAGCACAGAGATCACAGACCTCAACATATTCTTCAGTCCGGTATAGATCGCCAACAGACCGATGACAAAGATGACCACACCCGCCGGGACCACAGATTTAGGGGTTTTTCCGGTCAAAGTATATATGATCTCTCTAAACTGAGCTTCCAAATAACCCAATGCTTCACCATAGCTGATCACCGCCAATCCGGCTGAAACTAAAAACAACCCTATGACAGCCACGAAAAAGTAGCGTTTTACACCCAGATTGGGGTATAGCCACTTCATAAAATCCGAAAAATACTGTCCCGTTTTTTTCATCAGGCTTTTTCCTTTCTTAAAATAAGCTCTTTCTTATTTTAGACATCCCTGTGACTTACGGTACAGAAATAATTCTTTTCACGCAGAAATTCAGCGGTTTTTTCAGCAATTGCTACAGATCTGTGTTGCCCCCCCGTACAGCCGATTCCAACGACCAGGTGGCTTTTCCCTTCTTTAATGTAATAAGGAAGAGTAAACTCCAAAAATTTCAAAAATTTCTCAAGGAATTTCTTCGTGACATCATTGTTCAAAACATAGTCCTTTACCGCTTGATCTTTACCGTTCAGAAGTTTTAATTCCTCAATATAAAAGGGATTGTTCAAAAAGCGCACATCAATGATATTGTCCGCATCAAGAGGTATCCCATATTTATAGCCGAAGGAAACCACTGAAACATTCATTCTGGCCGGGTCATAGTTTTCTCCGAATAATTCCCTGATTTTATTCCTCATCTGGGCAGCGGTCAAATCGGTACTGTCGATAATCTTGTGCGCATTTCCCCTCAGCTCGGCCAAATATTTCCGTTCCATCAATATTCCTTCCAGGATATTGCCCAGAGGGGAAACCGGATGTCTCCGGCGGGATTCTTTGTACCTTTTCACAAGCACTTCATTAGAAGCCTCTAAAAAGAGGATCTCATAATGAAAGCCCACTTTATCCAGATCCTGCAAGGCTTGGTTTAGTGAAGAGAAAAACTCTCCTCCCCGCAGATCGCAAACTACGGCAGCTTTGTTAATTTTGCCCTGGGATTGGGAACAAAGCTCTACAAATTTCTCTATTAAGCTGGGTGGAAGATTGTCGACGCAAAAAAAGCCCAAATCCTCCAGACTCTGCAAAGCCTGTGTCTTTCCAGCTCCAGAAAAGCCCGTGATGATCACAAGATTCAGATTTTTTTTGAACATTGCCTTCACCTTCTATCCTTTCATTATCCATGGGTCTGTTATTTTTGGCTGCTGAGATAGACGGTCAGCTGCTGTTGAGCCTGCTCCAGAGCTGTCTCGGCACTGCCGCCTCCGAAAATTGAATCTTGAAAAGCATTTTCCAGTATGGGCAGCATTTTCAGTTCCAGGGAGGAAACCTCTATTCCCCAAGCTGTCGTCAATGCCTTAGCTACTTCATTCTTGATGAACTGATTTTGCTGTCCGGCATAGTATTGGTCATTGGCGGGCAATAGTTTTGCCGGAATACTCAGGGCTTCCGCAACCTGCGGCTTCAGCAGCTCCTCCTCGACCAATTGTATCTTGCTGTGCAGACCCGCTGCTGATTTGGTTGAAGAATTCGCCAGGCAGACAGAACGACCGG harbors:
- the secG gene encoding preprotein translocase subunit SecG — protein: MTIFIIVILLISSLGLIATVLLQSGKSAGLSGSITGAGEQFFGKSAKGMEGFLAKLSIAFAVLFLVSSLGLTIYLK
- the gpmI gene encoding 2,3-bisphosphoglycerate-independent phosphoglycerate mutase, which produces MPDAGQKKPLMLMILDGWGCSPERIGNATVWAKTPNFNRLIDRYPHTLLTASGKEVGLPKGQMGNSEVGHLNIGAGRVVYQELTRIFKDIEDEDFFKNEVLLEAMHRLRGTNHSLHLMGLLSDGGVHSHIEHLNDMLMMAVKEEVERVFIHVFLDGRDVLPQSARDYLCKLITKTEELGKGKIATVIGRYYAMDRDKRWDRVNQAYKAMVYGEGEMAPNALAAIQKCYECKVLDEFVQPTVIIEGNGQPVAKIQDGDSLIFFNFRADRAREITRAFIQEDFKEFERPDRPQVHFVCMTEYDAEFDCPVAYPPQNLDNTLGEVLADNNLRQLRIAETEKYAHVTFFFNGGVEEPNDKEDRVLIPSPKVATYNLKPEMSAYEITDSVLQEIEKNIYDVIILNYANPDMVGHTGYFDATVRAVEAVDICLGKVEEAIRRHGGTLLITADHGNAETMIDQRALSDINSPTTSMVSISFISDKGLYSPMTSHTTNKVPCIIVNEAYKGRILREGAALRDIAPTILEILGIPKPKEMTGKSLLSQNEE
- a CDS encoding phosphoglycerate kinase; translation: MNKKSIDQVDVKGKRVLVRVDFNVPLDDSGKITDDTRITAALPTIKYLREKGARVILASHLGRPKGKFNPKYSLAPVAGRLSELLKTDVLMAKDCIGPEVAEQAKELSGGQVMLLENVRFYEEEEKNDRSFAGKLAGLAEIFVNDAFGTAHRAHASTEGIAGFIPAYAGFLMKKEVEIMGKALENPERPFVAIIGGAKVSDKIAVIDHLISKVDTLIIGGGMANTFIKAQGYETGKSLVEKEKTGLAQELLAKAKQKGIKFLLPTDVVAAKDFAPDAQSRITSVKEIALDEQALDIGPDSAAKFAEEIRPAKTLIWNGPMGVFEMPKFAQGTEKVAIAVAECQGVTIVGGGDSVAAVEKMGVADKITHVSTGGGASLEFLEGKLLPGVAALQDS
- the rapZ gene encoding RNase adapter RapZ; this encodes MFKKNLNLVIITGFSGAGKTQALQSLEDLGFFCVDNLPPSLIEKFVELCSQSQGKINKAAVVCDLRGGEFFSSLNQALQDLDKVGFHYEILFLEASNEVLVKRYKESRRRHPVSPLGNILEGILMERKYLAELRGNAHKIIDSTDLTAAQMRNKIRELFGENYDPARMNVSVVSFGYKYGIPLDADNIIDVRFLNNPFYIEELKLLNGKDQAVKDYVLNNDVTKKFLEKFLKFLEFTLPYYIKEGKSHLVVGIGCTGGQHRSVAIAEKTAEFLREKNYFCTVSHRDV
- the whiA gene encoding DNA-binding protein WhiA — translated: MSFSTSTKEELARLEEKKKCCELAELSALIRMDGTLQISSNQQYSLNVTTESAPVARKIYNMARNLLELPASIVVRRKLRLKKNNSYMVRIYPRGGQDLQKLGLLNHEGEILAGIHKDIIRHRCDQKAYLRGAFLAGGSISNPEGGNYHLEIITNDQVLAEDISKLLNKFDLGAKISNRKNFHVVYLKESEHIFEFLALIGAHQALFDFENVRIIKDMRNQVNRIVNCETANLNKTVDAAVRQLENIKLIQQTIGLKALPQNLREVANLRLQYPDSSLKELGEMLVPKVGKSGINHRLRKIDEIAEKITKTK
- a CDS encoding gluconeogenesis factor YvcK family protein; translated protein: MKKTGQYFSDFMKWLYPNLGVKRYFFVAVIGLFLVSAGLAVISYGEALGYLEAQFREIIYTLTGKTPKSVVPAGVVIFVIGLLAIYTGLKNMLRSVISVLLPDNEDKILDVVYSRRHLKRGPRIVVIGGGTGLSALLNGLKEYTCNLTAIVTVADDGGSSGKLRRELGVLPPGDIRNCLEALAEKEDIMKDLFSYRFESGTLAGHSLGNLLLVGLADRFGDFQKGIEQVGKVFALRGAVFPSTLSQVTLEASFVDGRSVKGESSIRDTPGKIKKLWLNPGNCTSPAVALEAIMKADMIVLGPGSLYTSVLPNLLVKDIRNAITLSKAPCVYVCNIMTEPGETDHYSVSDHLKVIVRHCGKGIVDAVLAAKEEFPQDVLGRYAQEGGEPVTGDEDKVRKMGIQYFAGSFYAGGDVIRHASKTLAKEILLVLFRLKPVNERVALVDSFLLNRKMKNL
- a CDS encoding Na/Pi cotransporter family protein produces the protein MITVTMVMQFLGGMGLFLYGVNATSEGLQKIAANRLKKILESLTKKTLTAAFFGMVMTIALQSSAATTVMVVEFVNSGLMTLAQALGVALGSSVGTSIVILLISFPILNIALAMIFIGFILYLVIRTTQTKRIGQAMIGFGCIFVGMSYLSSAFAPFRNIPEVNAFLSGFGDNPVLGILVSTVFTALLQSSSAFMAILISLSTQGLLTVEAVVPLVMGAHIGGTVTTLVSALSAEKTDAKRVALANSIYRVAAALIVFPFFSQFSALLVWSSPYLPMQVANAHLFSAILMVVLFLPFNKLIANALIKIIPQPKGRDKELRNMFITKTALELPVVALSQVYQEIRWLSHQIMENMVDLLPRVMYRGEQRWADVVEQSERNVDWHYRQITDYITAIFRRNLIRQQIFDSQNYLLMAKEFEYIADNLVVMTRYIMRMHNEKIKLTERDSAMFDELYILNSNHYLAILSDLDNKTRSNSYEVINKRQEVIGIFHHMRENAISFQYGSAPSSGSEGGKSANSEFEPGRVQIDCISIMIDLINGMYNISEEIFNIARIIVGQETDGEGHNHELSRETKKGMK
- the tpiA gene encoding triose-phosphate isomerase, whose product is MNSRKQLIAGNWKMFMNTQQAREFALDFQGRVADVTDKEIVICAPFTALHVLKEEWEEGIIHIGAQDVFYQKEGAYTGEISPAMLVDLACTYVIIGHSERRGYLKENDELIAQKIKAALENNLKPILCVGENLSQREDGKALSFVRSQVEKDLSELSSSDIGKIVIAYEPVWAIGTGKTASPQDAQEMCAAIRSTLAGIAGAAANNIQILYGGSVKADNIKELTKKKDIDGALVGGASLDPKQFADLIHNA
- the eno gene encoding phosphopyruvate hydratase, which translates into the protein MGFIDQVFAREILDSRGNPTVEVDVVLDDGTLGRAAVPSGASTGAFEAVELRDGDKSRYNGKGVIQAVNHVKNIIAPKIEGLNAFDQPGIDRVLCEIDGTENKGKLGANAILGISLATARAAAESLGLPFYQYIGGVNAKELPVPMMNILNGGQHADNNVDIQEFMVMPVGAGNFSEALRMGSEIYHSLKSVLKGKGLATGIGDEGGFAPNLGSNAEALMVIVDAIEKAGYKPGEQVVLAIDAATTEMYKNGVYVMEGEGLTKTSEQMIDYLAGLAEQFPIFSIEDGLAEDDWEGWAKLTQRLGGKVQLVGDDLFVTNPSRLARGILDQSANSILIKLNQIGTLTETLDAIEMAKRAGYTTVISHRSGETEDVTLAHLAVAVNAGQIKTGAPARTDRLAKYNELLRIEEELGQTAIYKGRKIIR